A region of the Pseudomonadota bacterium genome:
CCGGATCACCGCCGATTTTTCCCAACCTCAAAGTTCCTTTGATGCTGGAACAATCAGGCGCAGTAATCGTTGCCGATGAAGTCTGTTCTTCAACCAGGCTTCTTTACGACACTGTTGCCTATGATGAACCAAAGCTCTATGACATGGTCCCGGCTATTGCCGATCGCTATCTCAAAGCCAGCACCTGTCCATGCTTTACACCCAATGATAATCGCCTTCGGAGACTTCTGGAAATGACCAGGGATTTCAGGGTTGACGGCGTTGTCTATCAGGCTTTCTCCGGATGCATGCCCTATGAAATGGAACAGAAGAAGATAAACGACATGCTGGCCGCCCACGGCATTCCCATGCTCTATGTTGAAACGGATTACAGCCCCGAGGACCAGGGGCAGCTTTCAACCAGGATCGAAGCGTTTATCGAATCAATAAAAGCCAGAAACCGCAAAGCATCCTGATAATGACCTGCTCTGCGACAAGGAATGCAAGGTCTCCGAGCTGCCTGGGATTAGAAGTCCGAATCCAGGAGCCAGAAGTCCGAAGAAAGAAGAGGTAAGTACATATTGGATTTCAGGTCGTTCTGGATACAGACTCCTGGCTCCTGGATTCCGGGCCAAGACGCATCAAGCTGTTGAGTATTGGCCCCCAACAAAGGATAATAAGGTGAATTAACCATGAAATATTTTGCTGGAATTGATATAGGATCAACCTCGATAAAAATTGTCATAATCGACAAATCCGGAACCGTAATCGCCCATAAAACCGCTGCTACCGGCAGCCTCTTTAACAAGAATACCCTGAAGGCCTTTAATGATCTCCTTGTTGATAAGAAGATCGCCAGATATGAGATTGGCTATGTTGTATCAACCGGTTACGGCAGAAAATTATTCAAGGACTCCGATGAATCAATCAGTGAGATTACCGCAAATGCAATGGGCGCGAGAAAAATTGCCGAGGCAACCGGTGTTCGGACAATAATCAATATCGGCGGCCAGGATCTCAAGGTCATTCACCTTGACGAGGCAGGCCATATCATCAATTTTGCGATGAATGACAAATGTGCTGCCGGCACCGGACGTTTCCTTGAAATGACCGCCCGGAATCTTGAGATAGAGGTCGATGAATTGGGCGATTATCACCTGAACAATTCCGGCATTCCCATTACGATCAACAGCACCTGTACGGTTTTTGCCGAATCAGAGATCATCGGTCTTATGGCCAATGGCCGT
Encoded here:
- a CDS encoding CoA activase; its protein translation is MKYFAGIDIGSTSIKIVIIDKSGTVIAHKTAATGSLFNKNTLKAFNDLLVDKKIARYEIGYVVSTGYGRKLFKDSDESISEITANAMGARKIAEATGVRTIINIGGQDLKVIHLDEAGHIINFAMNDKCAAGTGRFLEMTARNLEIEVDELGDYHLNNSGIPITINSTCTVFAESEIIGLMANGRSKEEIVAGIHYSIARRVARLARRFGVQETVFFDGGPALNQGLIQALEDELMCSVIVPEMPQITTALGAALIARNAFIDEKENVNAA